In Sesamum indicum cultivar Zhongzhi No. 13 linkage group LG1, S_indicum_v1.0, whole genome shotgun sequence, the sequence AAAAAGCTTCTGGAGAAGATCAACATTCTCTGTTTGATGGAGATTATATTCAGGTGAATGGACGTTATAGAGTTGCAAATGATAGTGAGTTTCCTTGTATTGGTTTTTCACTGAACTTATGaatctcattttaattgcAGCCGACCATCAGAAGACAGAACTATTCCTTTGAGTATCATTGCTGAACGAACTAAGCTTACTGTAGAAGATGTGGAGTATCTTCTAATGAAGAGCCTTTCAGTAAGTGTACAgagataatattttgttatttactGGCTTCCTAATTGATGCAAGCATATGGGTACAAATGGTCATGACTCGATAAGGTTGCTGCTCCAACTTTCTAGtctataaataaacataagaaGCTTATGTGTGTCTgctattgtattttttaatgctGCATATGCATTTCTCGTTACCCCACAAAACCATGGATTATTGGTACAATATGGCTATTATGTACCAAGCTGATTAATGTGAAATTTTTAGTTACTTTAAGCTCACAATTGGGAGTTTATAGTAAATCATGTTTGGTTTAGTATCTGATTTTTGGTTTGGAGTTATTTAGGTAGTACCTGGACGAGGTAAATGAAAATGTGAAGAGAAATTCAGGATTGgcttttcatttaattgatgTCTTTTTTTGTTCTGGTGcgtaatttttcttcttcaacatGAACCATTAAACCTCCAATTAAGattatttgtgttttatttgGAAATTTCTAAGGTGAATTTTTGTATGTCATGATTTATGTTAGTAATGAAATCCAACCTGATTCTAAGTATTTAGCAGCAATATTTGGTTTTATGATGAAAGCATCaagtatgtattttttaattaaaatgtgaTTAACCTTATGAGCTGCTGATGGTACTGCAAAGATTTTCTTGCTGCTGTTTTCCAGGTCTTCTAGACAATCTATTTTGGCTTTGTCACATGCTAACCAGTTAAAATTATGTTGAGACTTGGGAGACAGTGATTGTTTGTTGAATATCATTGCAGGTTCATCTGATAGAGGGAATAATTGATCAAGTCGAGGGGACTGTTTATGTGTCCTGGGTGCAACCTAGAGTTTTGGGGATCCCTCAGATCAAGTCCTTACGTGACCGACTGGACAATTGGGTGGATAAAGTACACACTGCTTTGTTATCCGTTGAGGCTGAGACACCTGATTTAGTTGCAGCATAATTTTAGTGCTTAtgccttttgtttcttctgaCAATGTCTAAGAGGCCAAATTCTGTTGGCGAAGGAGACCAAAGTCTCTCAGTTCCTTGGGTCCCCGTGTATGGTTTTCTTGCAATGCCTGTAACCTTTTCCGTTTCCTGTCAGCAGCAACAGTTTGCTTTACATGTCACTGGCTACATAGTTTGATGCCATTAATGATATACTCGGAATACCCatttactttttgaaattattctaTTTGAAAGCATTTGGAGCTTCTGTGTTAAGAGTATGAGCTACGGCTTTCATTTGCTGACACAATCTTATAAAAATGCATCTGTGTTGAGAGTACGGGTTTCATTTGCTGACACAATCAAATTCGATCAGCCTCGTGACGTGAAGAGCTGCTTAGTGGCTTCTCTTCTTGCATTTACGGGCTTCTATTAAACTGGATCAGGGTCTACACCATGAACAGGCCAGCaaatttctccatttttgCTGAAGGCTTCTGGCAGTGAGACGTGTCACCAATGTCCCTTCTGTAGCTTTATAATGCCTAGAATTCTCGCAGAAAGTAAGCATTTAAGAATTGACTTGATGATATTTAAGTTTACAGAATAGGTCCGTCTTTCTCGagctctttttttcttttttttgcaaCATCAGATGTTGATTGGTTTGCCGATGTGATCGGAGTTTCTCCAACTGATGATGTACACTGATTTTTTACTAGGACTAGAGGATTCTGCTCCACACTGGCGCTAGATCAAGATGACATCGTTCCAAGGCCTTGAAATCTTTCtcccctttcttttttgtgggTGTTAcgaattcaaatattaattatgcatGCTAGTTCGATGCAAAAAGTGGGGTATATTATCATTTTCGTTTGTTCCACCAACGTCAACGAATATGGAAAAGTGtgcaataaaaacaaattgttGCAAGCATTTGGTAATTTATTGAAGAGCTTCAACATTTTTAGCTATATACGAAATGATTAAATAACACGTGAACCTCCCAATGAATACAGCTGCAACTGAACTGTGGGTCTTATCTTCCAGCAGTCATTGACATCGACTCCATCAGCACAAGTACAAGATACACTGGAAAAAAGATTACTATGGCACCTATAAATACATGATGAAATCTGCAACTTGCCTATTATTCCTAACATTACCTCGACACATGCCTAAGGCTTTGTTCAGAAATGTAGGGATCCAGAATGAAGAAGACGATCCTTCTCATGTATCATGGGGGTAAACTTGGACGGCTTTCAGGATTGTAAATTCCCTCAATAAAAGCAACCAACACCCAGATAATGAGAATGCCTATAACAGCAGCCCGTATTGTTCGACTGCAGTCACCACCCATAATCATATCATACTGATAAATTGGTTGGAAGTCCTCCACATTGACTATATCTGGGACTGACTCCACACTGCCAGTAGGGCTCTCCAAAGTTCGCCGTGGAATGCCTGCGTCAAGCATAGCACATCTTTCACAAGTGCATAGCCCACCGAGATAGGACGGAAGTGTCTGGAAACACTCGGAGAGTACCTTACGATATGCTTCTCCTTCAATTCTCAGTTTCTGCTTGGTGGCAGGTTTAAGAACCTGGAGTTCAAGCCCCGCATTAGCACAGAACAATAGTCCAACCTATTCTCTTACTCTCACCTCTACTGAGGCCCacattttgtcaaaataaagcACACTTACTAATTCAATTCGAGTCAGACACTTACTTGTATAAATGTTTGGGCAATAACACGAACAACTGAAGGGAGCCGTATAACAATTAAACACCCCAAAACATTGGGAAAGTGATCTTGCAGAAGATTACAGCAGTATCTCATCGTTTGCATGGGAAATCTGAGTGGAGATAGCCCTTGACAATCAACTAAAACAGTTATCTGGGGATTTTCACCATCAATCAAATGCAGGACACCATGCTCCACCTGAGATACTTCACTCAAAAATGTTTTATGAGTTGAGCATGACATTTTAGGCtcttatcaaatataaaatatgataatggCAAAAGCATGCACAGGTCCTTCTACAATTCCATATAAAACACCCTTTAATCTCAACTTCGAGGAAGATAATCACAACATTTTGATTTAAGCAGATTGACGAAATAGTCAATGAATCAATAAAGCTCAATTGCAAATGCTTATGCAGCAGAAagactatattttataattcatggTGAGTACATAGATCATATTACGCGAACATTTGCTTGTAGAAATAAACCGCAGCATCAAACCACATCTGTAATATTAGTTGATTTAAGAGAATCTCAAGTTTTCTTAACATCTACAAAGTGGATCAGATGGGgaacaaaatcaaaaagagATCAAGGATAGCTCCAAAGTTGAGCTGCTTTGACTTTTCCATCTCAGAGGAAAAGTTCGTCGCTTTTCTTCTTAATAATCTTACCTCAGGATAGTACAGAACAAAAGCTCTGCTACTGAAAAGTAGGAACGTTTATGTTAAGATCAAAATATGCCATAACTTGGAGTAGAAGCAGAAAAGCTCACCAACAGCCTGAGCAAAGCGAGGTCTATCATGAGATGGCAAACTGATGCAGGCCAGGCCAAGACGGACAATAAGACAGGGTCGATTTTTCACATCTAATCCATGCCAGAAGATCATATTTGACCACCTCTCGAGTTCCTCTCCATAGAGAATTCTGTAAGTCTCCCTCCAACGTATTGTTTTCTTTACAGATGATAGCAAGCTTGGTAAATCACCATTTGCAGCTACATAAAATCTCCGGAGGTCCTCTTTATTAAGTCTGCAAAAACACGACTATGTCATGGCCCAAGAGAGCCAAGGAACACAAAAGACA encodes:
- the LOC105159292 gene encoding phosphatidylinositol/phosphatidylcholine transfer protein SFH12 isoform X1 is translated as MANFVNNKNVSNSLSIASSPKSLARQPLRPITSNKWEVGKGTSGKVASFLIKTIALETVRRFSRAKCPFLWTGLQGLQVLCYPPLKWIQCWKPFGFLVKGMQMISQPLLVLSIVNAFSDHSDCSNFFLDDTENSPSNDDSQLSSESLSGSPSLRCNQSMRIADENPQDLLSTDWLNHLCRELENQGMTLPERLNKEDLRRFYVAANGDLPSLLSSVKKTIRWRETYRILYGEELERWSNMIFWHGLDVKNRPCLIVRLGLACISLPSHDRPRFAQAVVSQVEHGVLHLIDGENPQITVLVDCQGLSPLRFPMQTMRYCCNLLQDHFPNVLGCLIVIRLPSVVRVIAQTFIQVLKPATKQKLRIEGEAYRKVLSECFQTLPSYLGGLCTCERCAMLDAGIPRRTLESPTGSVESVPDIVNVEDFQPIYQYDMIMGGDCSRTIRAAVIGILIIWVLVAFIEGIYNPESRPSLPP
- the LOC105159292 gene encoding uncharacterized protein LOC105159292 isoform X2: MANFVNNKNVSNSLSIASSPKSLARQPLRPITSNKWEVGKGTSGKVASFLIKTIALETVRRFSRAKCPFLWTGLQGLQVLCYPPLKWIQCWKPFGFLVKGMQMISQPLLVLSIVNAFSDHSDCSNFFLDDTENSPSNDDSQLSSESLSGSPSLRCNQSMRIADENPQDLLSTDWLNHLCRELENQGMTLPERLNKEDLRRFYVAANGDLPSLLSSVKKTIRWRETYRILYGEELERWSNMIFWHGLDVKNRPCLIVRLGLACISLPSHDRPRFAQAVVSQVEHGVLHLIDGENPQITVLVDCQGLSPLRFPMQTMRYCCNLLQDHFPNVLGCLIVIRLPSVVRVIAQTFIQVLKPATKQKLRIEGEAYRKAFHGELWRALLAVWSQSQI